Below is a genomic region from Fischerella sp. PCC 9605.
ATGGCTAGCTTGCGGGACTTTTTCGGCGGACGCACTGCTAGCTACGAACGTTTGTTTGAAGAAGGTCAACGAAAAGCACTAGCAGAATTAGAACAACGGGCATTACGTTTGGGTGCAGACGCTGTAATTGGCATTGAATTTGATACAGGTACAATCAATGTTGATCAGTCAGGAGTTCTGATGCTAATCACCGCCACAGGAACTGCTGTGAAAATGGCTGTAAAAATGCGCTAGCCTGGGAATTTTTACTAGATCAATCATAAACACACTAAAATTTGCAGTGAGCGCTCAAGCGCTCACTACACGCTTACCTATTTTTTATGTTTCAAAATTATTTTTACAAATGATTTACTTTAGATAAAACCTTAATTTTTTTAAAAAAAACATAAGAAAAATTACATTCTTCAAACAAGACAAGACTGTATTAAATTACTTTATATCAGCCTATTTTTTATTACTAAAGATAGAGCCAGTAACTCTTTCTCATGATAGATATTAAAAGCAATAAATAGCAATTTAATTTATAAGATAAGCAAAAAATAACTGAAAAACCTTACAGAAGTACTAAGGAGATAAATAGCTTATGTCCTATGTAAATCGTACAAGTGGTGAAGTTATTACTGAACCTGCGGCAACAACCCGAGTAGTTGATTACCACGATCGCGTTCGCTGGGGACCTATAATTGCCGGTGTGTTAGTTGCCCTAGCAACTCAATTAATCTTGAGCGCCTTGTTCAGTGCTATCGGAGCAGGTACTATTGAAGCTTCAGGTAGACCCAGAACAATTACACCAGATGTTGCTACAAATGTGGGTATTTGGTCAACCGTTGCTTTGTTGATTTCCTTATTTACTGGTGGTTGGGTGACAACTCGCGCCTGTGGCCCGATGAACCGCAATACAGCACTTCTCAACGGTGCTATTCTCTGGGCAACAACTTTGGCATTAAGCTCTTGGCTATTAGCAAGTGGGGTAACAGGTGCTTTTGGTGTTGCAGCTTCTAATGCCGGAGCAGTAATAAATCAGATTCAGCAGCCTGGTGGTGGGGCTGTACCGCAAACTCTACCCACTCTCACTGCTGAACAAGCTCGTCAGGTCGCAGCTAATTTACGGCAGGCATTGTGGTGGTTTGTATTTGGTTCTTTGTTAGGTTTAGTTGCAGCGATGATTGGAGCAGTTGTTGGCGCTCGCAGTCCGCGTAATGTAGAAAATTACAGAGCGTAATTAATACAATTACATACGATCGGGAATATAATTTGTTATTGCTTATATTTGCACCTGACAATAGGTGCTTTTCTACTATTTGGTTAGTGGTTAGTGGTTGTAGAGACGTGCCATGGCACGTCTGTACATTGGTTAGTGGTTAGTAGTTGGTAGTTTAATACCACTATCTACTATCCACTATCCAATATCCACTTACCACTTTAAGTATGCAGCTTCTATTCCCTGTTCTCGCTTAATCTTACTATCTTTTTCAAACCAAGCAATCACTTGCTTTGTGGTTAAATCTTCAACTGCAACATTGTATTCATCAGCAATGTGCTTCAAAAGTTTTAGTGATGAAATAGTCAATCTTGTTAAAAATTTCTCTGGAGAAGAAAGTAAAGCAGCATCGACTTGTGCTGACTCTTCCAAGGTTAGAAACTGTTCTGATGGATGTTGTGGTGGTAAATCCATAAACTGTATATAAAACTAATTAATTCAAAAACAGTAATTAGTTTCGTAAAACAAATTACCAATTACCCATTATCTCTGACATACACTGAAGATGAAAGACTAATTTACTCTTATATTCTTTGTTTTCTCGCTTGCACTAAATAACCACAACGATGTTCGCCGTTAATAATCCAGTGGGTACGTTCTACTGTACAATCTGGTAGAACAGCGGCAAACATTTCTAATTCATGACCGCAAATAGTGGGGAAAGACTCTGCAAGGTTGGAAATAGCGCAGTTATGCTCCATTAAAATAAAGCGATCGCCACTTTCTGACTCAGTTGAGTCTAGGGGGTAGTACTCCGCCATATAGCCTTCTGCTTTTCTCAGTTCTACTAAGGTAGCTACCCTTTCTGGTAAAGAACCTTCACCCAAGCGTTCTCGATATTCTTGTGCTTTACGCTCCCACTGTTTTCTTAAAATCGTACTTACTTGGTCATGTCCTACCGTTTTTGCAACGGTGTCGAGTAACGAAACGGCAAACTCTCCATAGCTATCAGCCGCTTCTCGACGGAGGCGATCGCGTCCCTTACTACTTAATTTATAGACGTGCTGCGGACGCCCCATTCCCGCCTGCACCGACGAATAGACAATCAGATCCTCCGTCTCCAAGTCTTTGAGATGACGACGAATCGCTTGGGGGCTAATATCTAATGCTGCGGCCAAATCAACAGCCGTAGCTTGAAAGTGTTTGAGGAGATATTCTAGGATATCTTGCTTAGTTGAGGACTGGTGGGTAGTCGCCATCGTCGTCCTAAAAATTCATGATTAAATTTCACTTTGACAACAATATTGTTGTTAATCTAGCGTAAAATGAAGATGTGTTAAACAACATGGCTGTTGTTTTAGTAGTTATCCTTATTGTAACAGTCGTGTGACCATTCGGTAACACGAAATGGGAATTGGTTGTAAAAAGCCCGTCTCCCATCCTTAAAGAGATTAAATTTGCGAACACAAGAGAAAACTAACGATGAGTGCCACTGTCAAAACCTTAGTTAATCAGCCCTACAAGTACGGCTTCGTTACCAAAATTGAGGCAGACACAATTCCCCGTGGACTAAACGAGGATGTCATCCGCACCATCTCTGCCAAGAAAAACGAGCCGGAATTTATGTTGGAATTCCGTCTTAGAGCCTATCGCCAGTGGCAAAAAATGACAGAACCAACTTGGCCTAGCGTCAAGTATCCGCCAATTGATTATCAAAATATTATTTACTACTCAGCGCCCAAGCAACAAGCCAAGAAAAAAAGCTTGGAAGAAGTCGATCCTACCCTTCTAGAAACTTTTGAGAAGCTAGGCATTCCTCTGTCAGAACAAAAGCGACTGGCGAACGTCGCCGTGGATGCGATTTTCGATAGTGTTTCCGTCGCCACTACCTTCAAAGAAAAACTGGCGAAAGAAGGGGTTATCTTCTGCTCTATTTCTGAAGCAATACAAGAATACCCAGAATTAGTCAAAAAGTACCTGGGTAGCGTTGTTCCCACAGCAGACAACTACTTTGCCGCCCTCAATTCTGCTGTATTCAGCGATGGTTCCTTCGTCTACATTCCCAAAGGCGTCAAATGCCCAATGGAACTGTCTACCTACTTCCGCATCAACAGCGGCGATACAGGGCAATTCGAGCGGACATTAATTATCGCCGATGAAGACAGCTACGTTTCTTACCTGGAAGGCTGCACTGCACCAATGTATGACAGCAACCAGCTACATGCTGCGGTTGTGGAA
It encodes:
- a CDS encoding YbjQ family protein, which produces MILTTTDVIQGAIIESYLGIVTAEVVYGSNFLRDFMASLRDFFGGRTASYERLFEEGQRKALAELEQRALRLGADAVIGIEFDTGTINVDQSGVLMLITATGTAVKMAVKMR
- the sufR gene encoding iron-sulfur cluster biosynthesis transcriptional regulator SufR; this encodes MATTHQSSTKQDILEYLLKHFQATAVDLAAALDISPQAIRRHLKDLETEDLIVYSSVQAGMGRPQHVYKLSSKGRDRLRREAADSYGEFAVSLLDTVAKTVGHDQVSTILRKQWERKAQEYRERLGEGSLPERVATLVELRKAEGYMAEYYPLDSTESESGDRFILMEHNCAISNLAESFPTICGHELEMFAAVLPDCTVERTHWIINGEHRCGYLVQARKQRI
- the sufB gene encoding Fe-S cluster assembly protein SufB, encoding MSATVKTLVNQPYKYGFVTKIEADTIPRGLNEDVIRTISAKKNEPEFMLEFRLRAYRQWQKMTEPTWPSVKYPPIDYQNIIYYSAPKQQAKKKSLEEVDPTLLETFEKLGIPLSEQKRLANVAVDAIFDSVSVATTFKEKLAKEGVIFCSISEAIQEYPELVKKYLGSVVPTADNYFAALNSAVFSDGSFVYIPKGVKCPMELSTYFRINSGDTGQFERTLIIADEDSYVSYLEGCTAPMYDSNQLHAAVVELVALDNAEIKYSTVQNWYAGDESGKGGIYNFVTKRGLCQGVNSKISWTQVETGSAITWKYPSCVLVGDNSVGEFYSVALTNNMQQADTGTKMIHIGKNTRSTIISKGISAGKSSNSYRGLVKINPKAKGARNYSQCDSMLIGDNAHANTFPYIQVQNNTAKVEHEASTSKIGEDQLFYFAQRGISSEDAVKMMISGFCKDVFNNLPMEFAVEADKLLSLKLEGSVG